From a region of the Coprococcus comes ATCC 27758 genome:
- a CDS encoding glycoside-pentoside-hexuronide (GPH):cation symporter — MGEVQKLKGKEKFAYGIGAVGKDMVYMLSASYVLYYYQDIMGVSAVAMGVILFIARIFDAFNDPIMGIIVAKTKTRWGKFRPWLFIGTLTNAIVLYLMFAAPPSLSGRGLVAYAAVTYILWGVTYTMMDIPYWSMIPAFTESGKERENLSAMARSCAGVGSAIITIITVLSVSTLGKLAGGESASEIERLGYRYFALIIAVLFFIFITITCLSIKEKSSVNMETATVKEMFRALFRNDQALTMVVAIVMINTALYITSNLVIYFFKYDFSPEAWQSNYTLFNTFGGAFQILAMMILFPLFRKFMNTINLFYVSFSMAFAGYLILLVIAFSGSTGVYLLLVPAFLIMSAIGMLNVIVTIFLANTVDYGELKNNRRDESVIFSMQTFVVKLASGVAALAASIVIQIFQIKKDETAEVLTVIAPASRLGLRMCMTIIPILVLLIGLLVFRKHYILTDEKTEEISRTLEERKRA; from the coding sequence ATGGGAGAAGTACAGAAACTAAAAGGAAAAGAAAAGTTTGCCTACGGAATCGGGGCTGTAGGGAAAGATATGGTCTATATGCTGTCAGCGTCCTATGTCCTTTATTATTATCAGGACATCATGGGTGTCAGTGCTGTGGCAATGGGGGTGATCCTGTTTATCGCCCGAATTTTTGATGCATTTAATGATCCGATCATGGGAATCATCGTAGCAAAGACGAAAACCAGATGGGGCAAGTTCCGACCGTGGCTCTTTATCGGTACACTGACAAATGCCATTGTTTTGTATCTGATGTTTGCTGCACCGCCCTCTCTTTCAGGCAGAGGACTGGTTGCTTATGCGGCTGTAACCTACATACTCTGGGGCGTAACTTATACGATGATGGACATTCCATACTGGTCCATGATTCCTGCTTTTACCGAAAGCGGAAAAGAGCGCGAAAATCTTTCTGCAATGGCACGTTCCTGTGCCGGCGTTGGTTCTGCAATTATCACGATCATCACCGTACTTTCCGTATCCACGCTTGGCAAACTGGCAGGCGGGGAAAGTGCATCGGAAATTGAACGGCTTGGATATCGCTATTTTGCACTGATCATTGCGGTTTTGTTTTTCATTTTTATCACGATTACCTGTCTTTCTATTAAAGAAAAATCTTCGGTAAATATGGAAACAGCAACGGTAAAAGAAATGTTCCGGGCACTGTTTCGCAATGACCAGGCACTGACCATGGTTGTGGCAATTGTTATGATCAATACCGCATTATATATTACATCGAATCTGGTCATTTACTTTTTCAAATATGATTTCAGTCCGGAAGCATGGCAGAGCAATTATACGCTTTTTAATACCTTTGGCGGTGCATTCCAGATCCTTGCGATGATGATTTTGTTTCCGCTGTTCCGGAAATTTATGAATACGATAAATCTTTTTTATGTCAGCTTTTCTATGGCATTTGCAGGATATCTGATCCTTCTTGTGATTGCATTCTCCGGAAGTACCGGTGTCTATCTGCTTCTGGTTCCGGCATTCCTTATTATGTCGGCAATTGGTATGCTGAATGTTATTGTGACGATTTTCCTTGCAAATACGGTAGATTACGGGGAATTGAAAAATAACCGGCGTGACGAATCGGTAATCTTTTCGATGCAGACCTTTGTGGTAAAGCTGGCATCTGGCGTGGCTGCACTTGCGGCTTCGATCGTTATTCAGATCTTCCAGATCAAGAAGGATGAAACGGCAGAAGTACTGACGGTAATCGCACCGGCTTCCAGGCTGGGACTTCGGATGTGTATGACGATCATTCCGATTCTTGTATTGCTGATCGGATTACTTGTGTTCCGAAAACATTACATATTAACAGATGAAAAGACAGAAGAAATATCCAGAACACTGGAAGAACGGAAGAGAGCATAA
- a CDS encoding glycerophosphodiester phosphodiesterase, producing MSKTKIFAHRGASGYAPENTLEAFALAITQGADGIELDVQLTKDGIPVVIHDETIDRVTEKKGWVKDYTLKELKKLTVLKDKFPEYSAAKIPTLEEVLDAVKASGIQVNIELKTGIYWYPEIEQKVADLVKKAGMEERVIYSSFNHYSIQQMKKIVPEAETAYLYSDVILNVAEYAKNTKVDGLHPAVYHVKMADFLKEYLGSNLNVRVWTVNEKADMKWLIDAGVTAIITNYPDMAVQIKKEAEA from the coding sequence TTGAGCAAAACAAAAATATTTGCACACAGAGGTGCAAGCGGATATGCACCGGAAAACACGTTGGAAGCATTTGCACTGGCAATCACACAGGGTGCTGACGGAATCGAGCTTGACGTACAGCTTACAAAGGATGGAATCCCGGTTGTGATCCATGATGAAACCATCGACAGAGTTACAGAAAAAAAGGGATGGGTCAAGGATTATACCTTAAAAGAGTTAAAAAAGCTTACAGTACTGAAAGACAAATTCCCGGAGTATTCCGCAGCAAAGATCCCAACCCTGGAAGAAGTACTGGATGCGGTAAAAGCATCCGGTATCCAGGTCAATATTGAGCTGAAAACAGGAATTTACTGGTATCCGGAAATCGAGCAGAAGGTTGCGGATCTTGTAAAAAAAGCCGGAATGGAAGAGCGGGTGATTTATTCTTCCTTTAACCATTACAGCATCCAGCAGATGAAGAAAATTGTGCCGGAAGCAGAAACCGCTTATCTGTACAGTGATGTGATCCTGAATGTTGCAGAGTATGCGAAGAATACAAAAGTAGACGGACTGCATCCGGCAGTATATCATGTAAAAATGGCAGATTTCCTGAAAGAATATCTGGGCAGCAATCTGAATGTCCGTGTCTGGACAGTCAATGAAAAAGCGGATATGAAATGGCTGATCGATGCAGGAGTAACTGCAATTATCACCAATTATCCAGACATGGCAGTGCAGATCAAAAAAGAAGCAGAAGCATAA
- a CDS encoding HAD hydrolase-like protein yields MARKQTLIVGDRLYTDILCGYHAGVETVLVLSGEATKEEAKAYEHQPDYIMSSVDELHEA; encoded by the coding sequence ATTGCGAGGAAACAGACTTTAATCGTTGGAGACCGCCTGTATACGGATATCTTATGTGGATATCATGCCGGTGTTGAGACGGTGCTGGTATTATCCGGTGAGGCAACAAAAGAAGAAGCAAAGGCATACGAACATCAGCCGGATTATATAATGTCATCCGTTGATGAGTTGCATGAAGCATGA
- a CDS encoding putative DNA modification/repair radical SAM protein — protein sequence MNTEMTNEHYTIQEKLHILADAAKYDVACTSSGSSRRGQKGELGNAVSCGICHSFAADGRCISLLKILMTNHCVYDCKYCINRASNDVKRATFTPEEICDLTVEFYKRNYIEGLFLSSGILKNPTYTMEKMCETLLLLRTKYHFNGYVHVKTIPGASDELLAAAGYLADRVSVNLELPTSEGLRKLAPNKTMQTILSPMGKVQNTIAAHRMAIGKSSYMERRRGNQFLHNGIFSDTSKQQFQRKLDSRAALQKAADVSPITVQSNPALLDSSFTWNQAYQLAPHDMSRLKRSFAPAGQSTQMIIGATGESDYTLLQTTQQLYQGFDLKRVFYSAYIPLNEDPVLPEIGTPPPLLREHRLYQADWLLRFYGFQADELLTIEKPNFNELLDPKCDWALRHLELFPVEVETASYAELLRVPGVGPKSASRIVNARRYGRMDFTSLKKMGVVLKRAHYFITCGGKQMYHTPLEETYITRQLVSVDRKESWEMAHANEGFSQMTLADFGIG from the coding sequence ATGAATACAGAAATGACAAATGAGCATTATACAATACAGGAAAAATTACATATTCTTGCTGATGCTGCAAAGTATGATGTCGCATGTACATCAAGCGGCTCAAGCCGCCGGGGACAGAAAGGAGAACTCGGCAATGCCGTTTCATGTGGAATTTGTCACAGCTTTGCAGCAGACGGAAGATGTATTTCTTTACTTAAGATCTTAATGACCAATCATTGTGTCTACGATTGCAAATACTGCATTAACCGTGCGAGCAATGATGTAAAAAGAGCTACGTTTACTCCGGAAGAGATCTGTGATCTTACAGTCGAATTTTATAAACGGAATTATATAGAAGGACTTTTCCTAAGTTCCGGTATTTTGAAAAATCCAACCTATACGATGGAAAAGATGTGCGAGACACTGTTACTTCTCCGCACAAAATACCATTTTAATGGCTACGTTCATGTGAAGACGATTCCGGGGGCTTCGGATGAATTACTTGCGGCTGCCGGTTATCTGGCAGACCGTGTCAGCGTGAATCTGGAACTGCCAACTTCTGAGGGACTTCGTAAGCTGGCACCGAACAAGACTATGCAGACAATCCTAAGTCCGATGGGTAAGGTGCAGAATACCATTGCCGCACATCGCATGGCAATCGGAAAATCATCATATATGGAAAGAAGACGTGGAAATCAATTCCTGCATAACGGAATTTTTTCTGATACTTCCAAACAACAGTTCCAAAGGAAACTGGATAGCAGGGCAGCGCTGCAAAAAGCAGCAGATGTATCCCCAATTACTGTACAGTCAAATCCTGCGCTATTGGATTCTTCCTTCACCTGGAATCAGGCATATCAACTTGCACCACATGATATGTCCAGATTAAAACGCAGCTTTGCACCGGCAGGACAAAGCACCCAGATGATCATCGGAGCGACAGGCGAAAGCGATTATACCTTATTACAAACCACGCAGCAGCTTTATCAGGGATTTGATCTGAAACGTGTCTTTTATTCGGCATATATCCCGCTGAATGAAGATCCTGTTCTGCCTGAGATTGGAACTCCACCGCCGCTTTTGCGTGAACACAGGCTTTATCAGGCAGACTGGCTGCTCCGGTTTTACGGATTTCAGGCAGATGAACTTTTAACCATAGAGAAACCGAATTTTAACGAACTTCTGGATCCAAAGTGTGATTGGGCATTACGCCATCTGGAATTATTTCCCGTTGAAGTAGAAACGGCAAGCTATGCAGAACTCCTTCGCGTACCCGGAGTCGGACCGAAATCAGCCAGCCGTATTGTAAATGCACGAAGATATGGCAGAATGGATTTCACAAGTCTGAAGAAAATGGGAGTTGTGCTGAAAAGAGCGCACTATTTCATCACCTGTGGCGGAAAACAGATGTATCACACACCACTTGAAGAGACTTATATCACAAGACAACTGGTCAGCGTAGACCGGAAGGAATCCTGGGAAATGGCTCATGCAAATGAAGGCTTCTCACAGATGACACTTGCAGATTTTGGAATTGGATAG
- a CDS encoding TIGR03915 family putative DNA repair protein, whose translation MKIYTCKDRLEDIMTCIYDAWADALLIGHDQIRLKKEPIFQATLLDEYIHVDGDCSKAEKVTRSIRRDISSRAYLYVYYASLSAEEDALQAIYNFLRVGFAIGAGVLEKYTNPHVMRIIELYRSVGNESHHFREFARFQSLDGHVYVSHLEPKSDVIMLVGRHFADRMPSEYWMIVDDNRKTVCVHPKDGENYLRYLTDGEFEALRKTEEYEDEYTGMWKTFFHTIGIKERENYVCQRNLFPIWKRKHAVEFKE comes from the coding sequence ATGAAGATATATACTTGTAAGGATCGATTGGAAGACATTATGACCTGTATCTATGATGCATGGGCAGATGCTTTGCTAATCGGTCATGATCAGATAAGACTGAAAAAAGAACCGATTTTCCAGGCGACACTGCTGGATGAATATATCCATGTAGACGGAGACTGTTCAAAGGCAGAAAAAGTCACCCGATCTATACGCAGAGATATTTCTTCCAGAGCATATCTGTATGTGTATTACGCATCCCTTTCAGCAGAAGAAGACGCACTGCAGGCAATCTATAATTTTTTACGAGTTGGATTTGCCATAGGAGCGGGTGTACTCGAAAAATATACCAATCCACATGTAATGCGGATAATAGAACTGTACCGTAGTGTCGGAAATGAAAGCCATCATTTCCGTGAATTCGCCCGGTTTCAAAGTCTCGACGGGCATGTATATGTCAGCCATCTGGAACCCAAAAGTGATGTGATCATGCTGGTTGGAAGACATTTCGCAGACCGTATGCCATCGGAATATTGGATGATCGTTGACGATAACCGGAAGACCGTCTGTGTCCATCCAAAAGACGGAGAAAATTATCTTCGTTATCTGACGGACGGAGAGTTTGAGGCACTTCGGAAAACAGAAGAGTACGAAGATGAATACACTGGGATGTGGAAGACATTTTTCCATACGATCGGGATCAAAGAGCGGGAGAATTATGTCTGTCAGAGGAATCTTTTTCCGATCTGGAAGAGAAAGCATGCTGTGGAATTTAAAGAATAA
- a CDS encoding GGDEF domain-containing protein, whose amino-acid sequence MQTIKKNKNIIGIIQSFLILILVVLIIFMMIQISRLQGTARVINYAGLVRGATQREVKLEITGNQNDELIKYLDDILLGLRYQDGHYNLVKLNDEEYQGKLKIQSDYWDKLKTEIEAVRNKGYENTDIVNMSEIYFTMADETVSAAESYSEKIAIKIRTIELLSALDMLTLVILVIMQTLKAMQMAMQNRLLEQKAFVDAPTGLPNKNACNELLNKKDIITGSTACIMFDLNNLKTVNDTMGHSAGDKLIMNFSKFLRSVIPEKDFVGRYGGDEFIAAIYHTNEAEIKEILKGLYREKDRLNSYENQIPIDYACGWALSSDNMSCTMQMLLDDADANMYKNKQLCKKYN is encoded by the coding sequence ATGCAGACAATCAAGAAAAATAAAAATATAATAGGTATTATACAGAGTTTCCTTATATTGATATTAGTGGTTCTTATTATTTTTATGATGATTCAGATTAGCAGGCTGCAAGGGACAGCACGCGTAATAAATTATGCAGGTCTGGTACGTGGAGCTACACAGCGCGAAGTAAAATTAGAAATTACAGGAAACCAAAATGATGAATTAATTAAATATTTGGATGACATTCTTCTTGGATTGAGATATCAGGATGGACATTATAATCTGGTAAAACTCAATGACGAAGAATATCAGGGGAAATTGAAAATCCAGAGTGATTACTGGGATAAATTGAAAACAGAAATTGAAGCAGTAAGAAACAAGGGATACGAAAATACAGACATTGTTAATATGAGTGAAATATATTTTACGATGGCAGATGAAACTGTCTCTGCCGCAGAAAGCTATTCAGAAAAGATCGCCATAAAGATTCGTACTATAGAGCTTTTGTCGGCACTTGATATGTTGACTCTGGTGATATTGGTTATTATGCAGACTCTAAAGGCAATGCAGATGGCAATGCAAAACAGATTGCTGGAACAGAAAGCATTCGTAGATGCCCCTACTGGGCTGCCAAATAAAAATGCCTGTAATGAGCTTCTTAATAAAAAAGATATAATTACAGGTTCTACAGCATGCATAATGTTTGATTTAAATAATCTAAAAACTGTAAATGATACAATGGGACATTCCGCAGGAGATAAGTTAATAATGAATTTCTCAAAGTTTTTGCGAAGTGTTATTCCAGAAAAGGATTTTGTTGGAAGATATGGCGGAGATGAGTTTATAGCAGCCATTTATCATACAAATGAGGCGGAAATTAAGGAAATATTAAAAGGTTTGTACAGAGAAAAAGATAGATTAAATAGTTATGAAAATCAAATACCAATCGACTATGCATGCGGATGGGCATTATCCTCCGATAATATGTCGTGTACAATGCAGATGTTATTGGATGATGCAGATGCTAATATGTATAAAAATAAACAGTTATGCAAGAAATATAATTAG
- a CDS encoding HD-GYP domain-containing protein — protein MNKRQKILIADDAKFNRDILKEFLGETYDYLEAENGNQVIQMLGENIGIDLMLLDINMPQMNGFEVLEIMKRSQCIDETPVIMISAEEFVDAMRKAYEMGITDYITRPFDSVIVKKRVQNTLELYANQKRLINVVVDQVYEKEENNDIMLRILSNVLGSRNSESSEHILHIRTATKMMLRQLLKTTDAYHLTETDIAIITTASSLHDIGKIRIPEEILNKPGRLTDEEFKIMKTHSEIGASMIWDMHFLQDHPLVHTAWEICRWHHERWDGKGYPDGLKGEEIPISAQVVSIVDVYDALTSERCYKKAFDHDTAIKMILDGQCGQFNPVLLKCLKELSLQFSKMYKNETNDNTQYYEAQRLSDEILKEKSLPRKNYSQHVIKLMREKIEFFKMDSGKISIEYNAISGRLIIINGNRQILCQRDDPKFDIFKLFEVSSEDIQHIRALLDQTSIQNTEISLQLMAKVENKRQMYDLKLHTLWSTLKKDGYIGIVGYLS, from the coding sequence ATGAATAAAAGACAAAAAATACTGATTGCCGATGATGCAAAGTTTAACAGAGATATATTGAAAGAATTTCTTGGAGAAACCTATGATTATCTGGAAGCTGAAAATGGAAATCAGGTAATCCAGATGCTAGGAGAAAATATTGGAATTGATCTGATGCTTTTAGATATCAATATGCCACAGATGAATGGTTTTGAAGTCTTGGAAATAATGAAAAGAAGCCAGTGTATTGATGAAACTCCAGTTATTATGATCTCTGCTGAAGAATTTGTTGATGCTATGCGTAAAGCATATGAAATGGGAATTACAGATTATATTACACGACCTTTTGATTCTGTTATTGTAAAGAAAAGAGTCCAGAATACCCTAGAACTTTATGCGAACCAAAAGCGTCTGATCAATGTGGTTGTTGATCAGGTTTATGAAAAAGAAGAAAACAATGATATTATGCTCAGGATTCTGAGCAATGTATTAGGGTCACGCAACAGTGAGAGCAGCGAACATATTTTACATATCCGTACTGCGACGAAAATGATGCTGAGACAACTGTTAAAAACAACGGATGCTTATCATCTGACGGAGACCGATATTGCTATAATCACAACCGCTTCTTCGCTTCATGATATTGGTAAAATACGCATTCCGGAAGAAATACTGAATAAACCCGGAAGACTGACCGATGAAGAATTTAAAATTATGAAAACTCATAGTGAGATTGGAGCATCCATGATCTGGGATATGCATTTTTTACAAGATCATCCACTGGTACATACCGCGTGGGAAATCTGCAGATGGCATCATGAAAGATGGGATGGAAAGGGTTACCCGGATGGTCTGAAAGGTGAAGAAATACCAATTTCTGCACAGGTGGTGTCTATTGTGGATGTTTATGATGCTCTTACCAGTGAACGATGTTATAAGAAAGCATTTGATCATGATACCGCAATCAAGATGATTCTGGACGGGCAATGCGGGCAGTTCAATCCGGTTCTTCTTAAGTGCCTGAAAGAACTAAGCCTTCAGTTTTCCAAGATGTATAAGAATGAAACGAATGATAATACACAGTATTATGAAGCACAGAGGCTCTCTGACGAAATACTAAAGGAAAAGTCTTTACCCCGTAAAAATTATTCGCAGCATGTCATTAAGCTCATGCGGGAAAAGATAGAGTTTTTTAAAATGGACAGTGGCAAAATTTCCATTGAGTATAATGCAATTTCAGGTCGGCTGATTATAATTAACGGAAACCGGCAGATACTGTGTCAGAGAGATGATCCGAAATTTGATATATTCAAACTGTTTGAAGTAAGCAGTGAAGATATTCAACATATCAGAGCGTTACTGGACCAGACATCAATACAGAATACAGAAATCTCATTGCAGTTAATGGCAAAGGTGGAAAATAAAAGGCAGATGTATGATCTGAAACTGCATACCTTATGGTCTACTTTAAAGAAAGATGGATATATAGGAATTGTCGGATATCTCTCTTGA
- a CDS encoding hybrid sensor histidine kinase/response regulator has translation MGGTISVTSEVGKGSTFVVELPFEMGAAPEKSKKEEADKENSIHGLNLMLVEDNKLNAEVAEILLEDEGAIITMVNDGQQKLSQRYL, from the coding sequence ATGGGAGGCACGATTTCTGTTACCAGCGAAGTGGGAAAGGGATCCACTTTTGTAGTTGAATTGCCTTTTGAGATGGGAGCTGCACCAGAAAAATCTAAGAAAGAAGAGGCGGATAAAGAGAATAGCATTCACGGTTTAAATCTCATGTTAGTAGAGGATAATAAGTTGAATGCCGAGGTTGCAGAAATACTTTTAGAAGATGAAGGTGCAATAATTACAATGGTTAATGATGGACAGCAGAAGCTGTCGCAAAGATATTTATAA